A single genomic interval of Corylus avellana chromosome ca10, CavTom2PMs-1.0 harbors:
- the LOC132162998 gene encoding aspartic proteinase CDR1-like encodes MGFLVTVINASNGGFTVELMRRGSPKSPFKVHPNTLQSEVTSYKTDNIMKLSMGTPPVDFYGLVDTDGSFSQGVLAKETVTLTSTLGEQVSMDIVGCGHNDNGIFIDHDIGIIGLRGGSLSFVSQIASTFDSKSFSHCFTPFGTDPNIPSKMTFGSGSQVSGDDVVSTPLICRDTPLYSVTVRGISVGDKYLPYDPLGTVFEGNVFLDSGTPNMYVPQDLYLRLVAEELMTWCVANPSASEEELILDIKFACDKVEDGCRLILEDGKCLLPDTLIHHASVAMNQYYKLMGRNSWNCDFRGSALITMTDPSRVIKPHFI; translated from the exons ATGGGGTTTTTAGTTACAGTTATTAATGCTAGCAATGGTGGATTTACTGTTGAGTTAATGCGACGAGGCTCTCCAAAATCTCCCTTCAAAGTCCATCCAAATACCCTCCAATCAGAAGTAACATCATACAAGACTGATAATATCATGAAGCTCTCCATGGGGACACCACCCGTAGACTTCTATGGCCTCGTCGATACAG ATGGTTCATTTTCTCAAGGTGTTTTGGCCAAAGAAACTGTCACCCTGACTTCCACCTTAGGGGAACAAGTTTCCATGGACATTGTTGGGTGTGGTCACAACGACAACGGGATTTTCATTGACCATGATATTGGAATCATTGGTTTAAGAGGAGGGAGTTTATCTTTTGTTTCTCAAATAGCTTCCACCTTCGATAGCAAGAGCTTCTCCCATTGCTTCACCCCATTTGGTACTGATCCTAACATTCCTAGCAAGATGACTTTTGGTAGTGGTAGTCAAGTTTCCGGCGATGACGTGGTTTCAACACCTTTAATATGTCGAGACACCCCTTTGTATTCTGTCACAGTAAGAGGAATTAGTGTTGGAGATAAATATTTGCCTTATGACCCTTTGGGTACGGTTTTCGAGGGAAACGTGTTTCTCGATTCAGGAACTCCAAATATGTATGTTCCACAAGATCTTTACCTTCGCTTGGTGGCAGAA GAGTTGATGACTTGGTGCGTAGCCAATCCTTCAGCAAGCGAGGAAGAGCTAATTTTAGATATCAAGTTTGCTTGCGACAAAGTGGAAGATGGCTGTAGGTTGATACTTGAAGATGGCAAATGTCTTTTGCCTGACACTCTAATACACCATGCATCTGTCGCCATGAATCAATACTACAAATTGATGGGCCGAAATAGTTGGAATTGTGATTTTAGGGGCTCTGCTCTCATTACCATGACCGATCCAAGTAGGGTCATCAAGCcgcattttatttga